CGATGGTTTTTGACGTACACGTATGTCGTGGAATAAAAGTTGAAGTCTTGCAGCACTGTTACCCTTTGTCTTCGTGGAACGGGATTATTGCAGATACGTTATGATACGGAAGAATAAGATGGAGACTTTGAAATGCGGAGCATATACTTTCATATCCTTCTCAGTTCACGATATGCAGAAAACGCGTTGATTTCTTAGGCAAATCCATGAACTCGTGCTCCCCACCATTATACCTCGAAATGATTAGACCTCCCCATCCAGAGTCCACATGTCGACCGTAAACTGCTGTAGCTCGCAATCGCTTGATGTTTGGCCTGCCCTGAGACATCAGGCATGCTGTTCTGCCGAGCAGTAGAGTGTCTCAATTATTCTAGCTCCAGGTTCACCTCCACGCCTCCCCACTCAATGACGCGGAACTTGCTCTGGTCCTCCATCCCGTCCACGTCGGTGCCGACCATACTGGACTAGTCAAAATTCGCCAGTTTCGCAAGATTATCTTCGTTCTTACCACTGACTACGCCTCTGAAGACGAGAAAGACCTCGGCGATGGTGTTCGGGTTCAGAGTGACGGACGACTTTGCTGCCTTGTCCAAGTCGGTCTGTGGGATGAAGTTGAATGCAATAGAGCTTCGTTGAGGTAAGATACAAAGTCGTCGAAGGATAGGACGTAGTTGTGGGCGAAGTATGCTAAAGGGGTTTGGGGGTTGAAGGTACAAGTCTCTGTGACTTCGCGTAATGGGTTGACCAAGGCATCGACTTCCCAGGAGAGGTAGCTGCACTCCATGTTTGCGGCGGTGTCCTTCAAAATGGCCCTGGTGACGGCACTCTCAAGCGGGATGGTAATAAGAGGTAGATTGCCGATTGAGCCCCGTACGAATCAAATTGAGAGTGTCGTTGTCGGTGATAGAGTGCCTCTCCAATGTTTCGTCATAGTCTAATTGCAGGCCATTGAAAATGATGTCATATTCTTCAGGGTATATACCCACTCTGGCCTCTACAGCAGTTTCGAGTTCTTCGACGGTGGCGGCTGGTGAGATCCTCAACGAAAAGGTTTCGCCAGTCACTTCAGTAACGTATCAGCTGGCCATCTGAAACTTTCTCATTTTCGTGCTCAAAAACTTACAAGTCCTGACATTGACATTAATGACCAGCAGGGCTGACCCGGCGATGTCACCAGAGCACGCTCATTTCCGCTTGGGCGCCTCCTGAGGTTTACACTCGAGCTTGATGATCGGAGCAGCCTTTGGCTCCAAGCGAAGGACCCAACCGTCCTCGACCGCTCTGTATGCTGACTGATCAAGTTCAAACTCCGGTTCTCTAGACTTCGAAGTGCAATGAACAGTCAAGTTGACGGCTTTGCTGCCAAAGGCATTCCGAGCGTCATCCATGAGTTGATGGTAGGTTTCTGGACGGGCGGTGAGACGACGGCGGTCTCCGAAGACCATCATGATCAAGGGAGTTTGAGACATCGTCAAGAATGATCTCCGAGTCATCAAGAGGTGGGCTATTGGTATTTATATTGGCGAAATTCCGGCTCTTTCGTTCGGGCAGATCGGTAGTTTGATTGGAGTCGGGGCTAGGCGAAGCATAGATCGGTTGACAGTTGTGAGAGTGAAAAAGTATGAAAGAGAAATGAACTTGACCACGGGAATCTCAGTGAGAAATGAGGGCGAGTGAGTGAGGAGAAAGAGTCGAGACTGAGAAGgcgtgagagagagaggtggGAGGTTGAAATGGAAGGGGCTGGTTGCTCCTGCCTGCTTCCAGTATCCGTCAAAGGGAACGAAGAAGACACCGCAAGTAGTACCTTCCTATTAAGACGTGCCTTGAACTCAGCAATTCGAAGGTGAAGATTTTGGAAATGCAGACACGCCTGCTGGAGAAATCTGAGAGGATATGGAGCATCAAAGAAAGATGATGTCGTTTGCTGCACGTGACCTTTAGCAGGAGAAAAAGCTGTTCAGTTCGAGACGACTGGGCCTCTGTGGTACAGAATATGTCATTTAAACGGCTTGATACTCAGGCTAATGATCCAGCTTCTCCGGGATGGATCTCCAGTACTCGATGGCCTCCCTTCGAATGTCATCCTTCTCGAGCCATGTCTCATTCTTACTCACGTTCACCTGCCACCCTAGACCGTC
This is a stretch of genomic DNA from Colletotrichum lupini chromosome 10, complete sequence. It encodes these proteins:
- a CDS encoding polyubiquitin, producing MSQTPLIMMVFGDRRRLTARPETYHQLMDDARNAFGSKAVNLTVHCTSKSREPEFELDQSAYRAVEDGWVLRLEPKAAPIIKLELTGETFSLRISPAATVEELETAVEARVGIYPEEYDIIFNGLQLDYDETLERHSITDNDTLNLIRTGLNRQSTSYYHPA